A genomic segment from Amphiprion ocellaris isolate individual 3 ecotype Okinawa chromosome 17, ASM2253959v1, whole genome shotgun sequence encodes:
- the LOC111580913 gene encoding inverted formin-2, protein MQFGRQVTSSTSLQIPPQPGSAAFRNRHPILLDTIQPVLVRAIINPKRGMEDPLQPQTPQPPRSCGSPGNAGKSCWNLDVRVAVLLVTLAGAVILLLLYRLLQLRHRLRLARARHALEYYSFYHTATYTLKQPTPCQEVPAKNGSLPEAAPPIQTITTVTPAVITTVPPPPAKPLPTPPILPPPPVLQPPPVLSPPPVHPPPSLPPAPAVLSLPLPLPVIHTTPPSPHLSWGACSDADVYSRIGAFRPSRLSSLSSQSTVILFEHSSL, encoded by the exons ATGCAGTTTGGTCGCCAGGTCACCAGCAGCACCTCTCTCCAGATCCCTCCCCAGCCCGGCAGTGCTGCATTCAGGAACCGACACCCGATCCTGCTGGATACCATCCAGCCCGTCCTGGTCAGGGCCATCATCAATCCGAAGCGGGGAATGGAGGATCCTCTCCAGCCGCAGACTCCACAACCCCCCAGGAGCTGTGGATCACCTGGGAATGCTGGGAAGTCATGCTGGAACCTGGATGTGAGGGTGGCGGTGCTTCTGGTGACTCTGGCTGGAGCTgtaatcctgctgctgctctacaGACTCCTACAGCTGAGACACAG GTTGAGGTTGGCGAGGGCTCGGCACGCTTTGGAGTACTACAGCTTCTACCACACCGCCACCTACACCCTCAAACAGCCTACGCCTTGTCAGGAGGTACCAGCTAAGAATGGGTCGCTCCCTGAAGCTGCTCCACCAATCCAAACCATAACCACGGTGACGCCTGCTGTCATCACCACAGTGCCGCCTCCACCTGCAAAGCCGTTACCAACACCTCCCATCCTACCACCTCCACCTGTACTACAACCACCTCCTGTCCTATCACCTCCACCTGTCCACCCTCCACCCTCTCTTCCCCCAGCACCGGCCGTCCTGTCCCTACCGCTACCCCTACCTGTGATCCACACTACACCGCCCAGCCCTCACCTGTCCTGGGGCGCCTgttcagatgcagatgtttacTCTCGGATTGGAGCTTTCAGGCCCTCCAGGCTCTCCAGCCTCTCCAGCCAATCCACGGTCATCCTGTTCGAGCATTCGTCTCTCTAA
- the LOC111580912 gene encoding dual specificity tyrosine-phosphorylation-regulated kinase 4-like — protein sequence MCENKTGEHMVIKVPEGDSLAHEAEILKKLKHHNSDESNIVEYKGHVFARFTRLLVFEKLDITLHDYVKGLTQPMRLEHIRTVIQQLAVALNTTKSAGIIHTDLKMDNIMMVDHVKQPFRVKLIDFGLAKYRAPEIILGLPYSEAIDVWSLACVMFKMVAHQVPFGTDSEYYVLKEMIRLLGLPPQHLILAGRRCILRRTTQQKLMRGGECIELLKAMVRWNKKDRITPSGILNHPFITKSYLNSSSPISQLACLMRTVTWRRRRREKNTETENKKDGYPENIQDRKNSEDNEKPVNKEISEHEDSEKNDTDEDTEDIQDRKNSEDNEKPVNKEISEHEDSEKNDTDENTEDIQDRKNSEDNEKPVNKEISEHEDSEKNDTDENTEDIQDRKNSEDNEKPVNKEISEHEDSEKNDTDENTEDIHDRKNSEDNEKPVNKEISEHEDSEKNDTDENTEDIQDRKNSEDNEKPVNKEISEHEDSEKNDTDENTEDIQDREKQ from the exons atgtgtgaaaataaaactgGAGAGCACATGGTGATAAAGGTGCCCGAAGGTGACAGTCTGGCACACGAG GCGGAAATCTTGAAAAAGCTCAAGCACCACAACTCGGATGAGTCCAACATCGTGGAGTACAAGGGACATGTCTTTGCAAGATTTACGCGGCTCCTGGTGTTTGAAAAACTGGACATCACCCTGCATGACTATGTAAAGGGCTTAACACAGCCAATGCGACTGGAACACATCCGTACAGTTATTCAGCAG CTGGCTGTAGCTTTGAATACAACGAAGAGTGCTGGCATAATCCACACTGATCTGAAGATGGATAACATCATGATGGTGGATCATGTGAAGCAGCCCTTCAGGGTCAAACTCATAGATTTTGGTTTGGCCAAGTACAG aGCTCCAGAAATCATCCTGGGCCTGCCGTATTCAGAGGCCATCGACGTTTGGTCATTGGCCTGCGTGATGTTCAAGATGGTGGCTCATCAAGTTCCCTTCGGGACAGACTCAGAATACTATGTG cTCAAAGAAATGATCCGTCTGCTGGGTCTGCCGCCGCAACATCTCATCCTAGCTGGCCGGAG ATGTATTCTGAGACGGACAACCCAGCAGAAGCTGATGAGAGGAGGGGAGTGTATCGAGCTGTTGAAGGCGATGGTTCGGTGGAATAAGAAGGATAGAATCACCCCCAGTGGTATCCTCAACCATCCTTTTATCACCAAAAGCTACCTCAACAGCAGCTCCCCCATCAGCCAGTTG GCTTGCCTGATGAGGACAGTgacctggaggagaagaagaagagagaaaaacacagagactGAGAATAAAAAGGATGGTTATCCTGAGAACATCCAGGACAGGAAGAACAGTGAAGACAATGAGAAACCTGTCAACAAGGAGATCAGTGAACATGAGGACAGTGAAAAGAATGACACTGATGAGGACACTGAGGACATCCAGGACAGGAAAAACAGTGAAGACAATGAGAAACCTGTCAACAAGGAGATCAGTGAACATGAGGACAGTGAAAAGAATGACACTGATGAGAACACTGAGGACATCCAGGACAGGAAAAACAGTGAAGACAATGAGAAACCTGTCAACAAGGAGATCAGTGAACATGAGGACAGTGAAAAGAATGACACTGATGAGAACACTGAGGACATCCAGGACAGGAAAAACAGTGAAGACAATGAGAAACCTGTCAACAAGGAGATCAGTGAACATGAGGACAGTGAAAAGAATGACACTGATGAGAACACTGAGGACATCCATGACAGGAAAAACAGTGAAGACAATGAGAAACCTGTCAACAAGGAGATCAGTGAACATGAGGACAGTGAAAAGAATGACACTGATGAGAACACTGAGGACATCCAGGACAGGAAAAACAGTGAAGACAATGAGAAACCTGTCAACAAGGAGATCAGTGAACATGAGGACAGTGAAAAGAATGACACTGATGAGAACACTGAGGACATCCAGGACAGGGAAAAACAGTGA